The Chitinophaga flava genome has a segment encoding these proteins:
- a CDS encoding phosphopantetheine-binding protein, which yields MKNEVIALIKENLLEIIPELSGSQIPLDETFVNLGANSIDRGELITLTLERLDLEISRIEFVGAQTINELADLIIEKK from the coding sequence ATGAAAAACGAAGTTATTGCACTCATTAAGGAAAACCTGCTGGAAATCATCCCTGAATTATCTGGATCACAGATTCCACTGGATGAAACATTTGTTAATCTGGGTGCAAATTCTATTGACCGCGGAGAGTTGATTACATTAACGCTTGAACGCCTGGATTTGGAGATATCGAGGATTGAGTTTGTAGGTGCGCAAACAATAAATGAGCTGGCAGATTTGATCATCGAAAAGAAGTAA
- a CDS encoding beta-ketoacyl synthase N-terminal-like domain-containing protein: MASGLGVITPTGIGLPQFTAALKEGRTNFSDITFEYSDQVLRFPVGKASDFDFQTLVAAINLDSRVIDKAKRMRNISASTVYGLYCALSAWADAGLNDTDIDPARVAIVSGGSNTQQAALQMTQDKCRGKMQFMNPNYGVNFFDTDMVGVISEILGITGEGHSIGAASASGNMAIIQGHRLISSGEYDVVLVVAPLMDLSVYEYQGFTALGAMAAIPAETAPGAVCRPFDNTHGGFVYGQSAGCLVLESATYAARRRKQAYGTIAGYGIGIDANRGPNPSAEGEKNAMLAAIKAAGITSGEINYVNTHGTASPTGDKTEVAAMLAAGLAGVRANSTKSLIGHGLTAAGLVECITSLIQMKENFLHRSNNLVNPISDEIDWIKDTVSATDVNYTLSNSFGFGGINTSIVIRKN, encoded by the coding sequence ATGGCTAGCGGGTTGGGGGTTATTACACCAACCGGAATAGGACTGCCTCAGTTTACAGCTGCACTGAAAGAAGGGAGAACTAATTTTTCCGACATCACTTTTGAGTACAGTGATCAGGTGCTCAGATTTCCCGTTGGAAAGGCCAGTGACTTTGATTTTCAGACATTGGTGGCAGCAATAAATCTGGACAGCAGGGTTATTGATAAAGCTAAGCGGATGAGAAATATTTCTGCAAGCACTGTTTATGGTTTGTATTGTGCGCTGTCGGCATGGGCAGATGCAGGGTTGAATGATACTGATATTGATCCTGCAAGAGTTGCCATTGTATCTGGCGGGAGTAATACACAGCAGGCGGCCTTGCAGATGACACAGGATAAATGCCGGGGAAAGATGCAATTTATGAATCCCAATTACGGGGTGAATTTTTTTGATACCGATATGGTGGGTGTTATATCCGAAATATTGGGTATCACAGGAGAAGGACATTCTATTGGCGCTGCTTCTGCCAGCGGTAATATGGCCATTATCCAGGGGCATCGACTCATCAGCAGCGGCGAATATGATGTGGTACTGGTGGTAGCACCGTTAATGGACCTGTCTGTATATGAATATCAAGGGTTTACTGCTTTGGGGGCTATGGCGGCTATCCCTGCAGAAACAGCCCCCGGTGCAGTCTGCCGGCCATTTGATAATACACATGGAGGGTTTGTATACGGACAATCTGCCGGCTGTTTGGTGCTGGAATCAGCAACCTACGCTGCCAGGCGACGGAAGCAGGCCTATGGAACCATTGCCGGATATGGAATAGGTATAGATGCCAACAGAGGTCCTAATCCTTCTGCCGAAGGCGAAAAGAATGCGATGCTGGCAGCCATAAAAGCGGCGGGTATTACCTCCGGAGAAATAAACTATGTAAATACTCATGGTACTGCTTCTCCTACAGGCGATAAAACAGAAGTAGCTGCCATGCTTGCTGCAGGCCTGGCTGGTGTCAGGGCTAACAGCACTAAATCACTTATTGGACACGGATTAACAGCAGCCGGTTTGGTGGAATGTATCACCAGTCTTATCCAAATGAAAGAAAATTTCCTGCATCGGAGCAATAACCTGGTAAACCCCATCTCCGATGAAATTGATTGGATAAAAGATACCGTATCAGCAACAGATGTGAACTACACACTGAGCAATAGCTTCGGTTTTGGAGGGATAAATACATCTATTGTTATCAGGAAAAATTAA
- the fabD gene encoding ACP S-malonyltransferase, translating into MKTIMFPGQGSQYKGMGKELFKIFTKEVQQASNILGYDLEELCVKDPERKLSKTAFTQPALYVVNALEYYQKHQDSQPAYLIGHSLGEYNALLAAGAFDFETGLRLVQKRGALMAAASGGSMAAVLGLQLDELRQKLTDGGYTTIDVANYNTPTQTVIAGPQEIINKVVKDFDGQGIKIVPLNVSAPFHSRYMKPAAEEFAVFLRDFNFSPLQIPVIANATAKPYENNNIADLLSTQIVSSVQWTDTIRYLMGNDITTYEEIGGVILTKMVKEIREKCTALAIERNVQVATVNTPAVVTQTDMPVREECLSTRLGSRAFREDYGIKYAYLAGAMYRGIGSKELVIRMARSNMLGFIGTGGMSLAEIEKNIQGVQRELTNGEAYGMNLLHNIIDPAFEMQTVALFLKYGIKKVEAAAYMQMTPSLVYYRLSGLRKHHDGTVICDHKILAKVSRPEVAEVFMRPAPEKIVNKLLEERLITEEQAALSRMVPMSYDICVEADSGGHTDGGVALVLLPSVQRLRTDIQKEYRYNTPIRVGLAGGIGTPQAVACAYIMGADFVLTGSINQCTVEAGTSDAVKDLLQDINVQDTDYAPAGDMFEIGGKVQVLKKGVLFPARANKLFALYTQYNSLEEIPEKTMLQLEKNYFKKPLGTIWEETKTYLRDKGDQRIIEEAEKHPKSKMALVFRWYFDYSNKLAFEGNTDEKVNFQVHTGPALGAFNQWVKGTELENWRNRHADKIGIKMMEEAAGLLKETLVMLNN; encoded by the coding sequence ATGAAAACAATCATGTTTCCCGGCCAGGGGTCCCAGTATAAGGGAATGGGTAAAGAGTTGTTTAAAATCTTCACTAAAGAGGTGCAGCAGGCCTCCAACATACTGGGCTATGATCTTGAAGAACTTTGCGTAAAAGATCCTGAGAGGAAATTAAGCAAAACAGCATTCACACAGCCTGCCTTATATGTTGTGAACGCGCTGGAGTATTACCAGAAGCATCAGGACAGTCAGCCTGCTTATCTGATTGGTCACAGTCTGGGTGAGTATAACGCCTTGTTGGCAGCCGGTGCTTTTGATTTTGAAACAGGTTTGCGCCTGGTACAAAAGCGGGGTGCATTAATGGCGGCGGCATCGGGAGGTAGTATGGCGGCCGTATTGGGCCTGCAGCTGGATGAACTCAGACAAAAACTGACGGATGGCGGCTATACAACGATTGATGTGGCCAATTACAATACACCTACCCAAACGGTCATTGCAGGCCCACAGGAAATAATCAATAAAGTAGTGAAGGATTTTGACGGTCAGGGTATTAAAATTGTTCCGTTGAATGTGAGTGCTCCCTTCCATTCCAGATATATGAAGCCGGCTGCAGAAGAGTTTGCCGTTTTCCTCCGGGATTTTAATTTTTCTCCTCTGCAAATTCCGGTAATCGCCAATGCTACCGCAAAGCCTTATGAAAATAATAACATAGCAGATTTACTAAGTACACAGATAGTAAGCTCGGTACAATGGACAGATACCATCCGTTACCTGATGGGAAATGATATTACAACATACGAGGAAATCGGCGGCGTAATACTTACCAAGATGGTAAAGGAAATCAGAGAAAAATGTACAGCCCTGGCGATAGAAAGAAATGTGCAGGTTGCTACTGTAAATACTCCAGCAGTAGTCACACAAACAGATATGCCGGTACGTGAAGAATGTTTGTCTACCCGCCTCGGCAGCCGGGCATTCCGCGAAGATTACGGTATTAAATACGCTTACCTCGCAGGGGCCATGTACAGAGGAATAGGTTCTAAGGAACTGGTGATTCGAATGGCCAGGTCAAACATGCTTGGTTTCATCGGTACAGGAGGTATGTCGCTGGCAGAAATAGAAAAAAATATTCAAGGTGTTCAGCGGGAACTGACAAACGGAGAAGCCTATGGCATGAACCTGCTTCATAACATTATTGATCCCGCATTTGAAATGCAAACAGTAGCGCTTTTTCTGAAATATGGTATTAAAAAAGTAGAAGCAGCCGCCTATATGCAAATGACGCCGTCGCTGGTTTATTACCGCCTGAGTGGTTTAAGAAAACATCATGATGGTACTGTCATCTGTGATCATAAAATATTAGCGAAAGTATCCAGGCCGGAAGTAGCGGAAGTTTTCATGCGCCCTGCCCCGGAAAAAATAGTCAATAAACTGTTGGAGGAGCGCCTTATCACAGAAGAGCAGGCAGCGCTTTCCAGGATGGTGCCCATGAGTTACGATATATGTGTGGAGGCCGATTCAGGTGGTCATACAGATGGTGGCGTAGCCCTGGTATTATTACCTTCTGTTCAGCGGTTGAGAACAGATATTCAAAAAGAGTATCGCTATAATACGCCCATCAGGGTAGGTCTTGCAGGAGGTATAGGAACTCCGCAGGCGGTGGCCTGTGCTTATATAATGGGCGCTGATTTTGTACTGACAGGTTCTATCAATCAATGCACCGTAGAGGCAGGAACAAGTGACGCAGTAAAAGATCTGTTGCAGGATATTAACGTGCAGGATACTGACTATGCGCCCGCCGGCGATATGTTTGAAATAGGCGGAAAAGTACAGGTGCTGAAAAAAGGGGTACTGTTTCCTGCGCGTGCCAACAAACTGTTTGCGCTCTATACGCAGTATAATTCACTGGAAGAGATACCGGAAAAAACCATGTTGCAGCTGGAGAAAAATTATTTTAAGAAACCGCTGGGCACCATATGGGAAGAAACCAAAACATATCTGAGAGATAAGGGCGATCAACGTATAATCGAAGAGGCAGAGAAACATCCTAAAAGTAAAATGGCGTTGGTATTCCGCTGGTATTTTGATTACAGTAATAAACTGGCTTTTGAAGGAAATACAGATGAGAAGGTAAACTTTCAGGTGCATACCGGTCCGGCGCTGGGCGCTTTTAATCAATGGGTGAAAGGCACCGAACTGGAAAACTGGAGAAATCGGCACGCAGATAAAATAGGTATTAAAATGATGGAAGAAGCGGCTGGGTTATTGAAAGAAACCCTCGTAATGCTAAATAATTAA